The following DNA comes from Rhea pennata isolate bPtePen1 chromosome 22, bPtePen1.pri, whole genome shotgun sequence.
GTGAAAAGTCATTCATTCCTAATGTGTTTAAATACACTCTATAATGAATGTTGTGGATGTGAAAGATAAGCAGCCTGGAGCTTTCCTTTGCAAGGTATAGAGTAACACAAAGCATCAAAGTTTCGCTGCCCTCCGGACACACGTTGAAGTAGTTAAAGCAGCGAGATAAACTAAATAAGATATTCATCTGCAAAATCTAAAGCTCAAGGACCCAATAATTCATTTAAGTGTTTCTCATTCAGTGACAATGAGccaaataaatctttcttccaCATTGTAAACGGTGACAGAAATTCAGTAACTTTCCCTGGGATGAGGATTTAGTTTGTTTCCCAAATCTTTCCAATTGTAATGTTATTGAATGGATAAGGATTCACATCTGAATTAGCTACctaaatacatttaagaaaataagaattattttttcaagaatatttttattttttaagagtacttatttatttgtttgtttattttggtgtGCTGAAATACTATCTATTTTGGTATTTCTGAGCCAGAACAAAGGATTAATGAAAAGAACTGAAGTATTTTCCATTGCTATGCATTATCTTAGTCCTCACTTGCTGCGTTTTTTCTTACAGGTGCTGGATTTGGATTAGGAATCGTTTTCTCAGTCATCTTCTTCAAAAGTAAGTATATTGTACTAACCTTGACTGCCTGGTTTCGTAACTTATGTCTGTGTAGGTGCACTTTAAAACCAAGAAATCTTTGAGGCATGTAAGACTTAATTGGCGTGTTGTACCAACTCCTTCATTATTGctcatttcagctgaaatacagTTATCTAAACTTCTAGCTGCGGTGTAATAAGGTTGTTAGATGTGGCATCTCTCTGAATTCCTGCTGTGCTCAACTCAAGTTTTGGAATTACAGAAAACCCTGAACCAAATTACTAGAGCCAGGTGTCTAGACATAATCTTATGCCAGTCTTGCTAGGGTCTTAAAGCTAATCtcagttcttcttttttttttttttttttttttttttttaattatacattgttaacaaagtaattttcagtTATATCTTGAGTTCAGAGTTCACCCTCTAATTCTAAATACAATATCTTATTACTTActcttgttatttttctgaagtgttttttgttgttttttgataGATTCTAGGACTCAGAATTTGAATGCCTAATATGCATCTTCATAGTCATTTATTCCTTCTAGGCATTTGTTTGACAAGACTGTCACTGAAACAGGAattcaagatcttttttttaattttgttttttttcccctctgcttaCCTTCCCCACAGGAAAGACATGGCCTATTGCTTTTGGGTCAGGGATGGGGTTAGGAATGGCTTATTCCAATTGTCAGCATGACTTTCAGTCTCCATATCTTCTCCATGGCAAATTTGTAAAAGTAAGTACCGCTACTGGTTACTACTAATTATTAGCATTAAATGGTATATCTAGACACCGTTTAAATCGGAATTCCTGTCCCTTTCCCAAAAAGTACCTGTTAGAAGAAACTTGTGTTCCCCTACTCTTACGGTATTTTGAATATCTGGTGCATAGGATTAGCGGATCCTGCAGGTAGCTTTTCCCAAAACTCGTAAACACGTCTAATACAATACATattagaaaagctgaaaaaataagagTAACATTCTGTCTTCAGCCTTGGAAAGGGGTGAGCTAGGAAGAAATTTTAAGTCATGTCAGGCATGTGTTTCAGTGGATCTGCCTGTAGAAGCAAGGCTTTAATCTTTTTGCAACATGAAAACTCATCATTCTTaagttttgtggcttttttgtCTGGATAGTCATGTAATAGTCTGAAGAAGTTGTACAGTCTTAAAAGTATTGAAGAGGATAATTCAAATGACTACTGAGTGTTACCATCAccaatgctgaaataaaatatttaaaaatagattgatTAGAAGGAACCATCCAGATGCTTACAAACTACCTATAGTGACTTGGAGTGCACTAGGTCTGCAAATGAATTCAATTAATATTCTCTATTTCTTCATAAGTAGAAGTTGGGACTATTCTTGTGCTAATTTATTGTTGTGGCATGTAGAAAAATTGGGTGTTTTGAACCTGTGAAGCCATGTACTGCTAAAAGCATTTCAGTGATGCCTCTCTGAACACATCTCTCAATTTGGAGAGACGTCCGCCAGGATGTATTTACAGTTAATTTATTACTTTAGAAAGTACTCAGGTAAGATGTTCTGCCAGAAGCATTTCATGGcaagtaaaaaaacaaaacaaaacaaaaaaatcgATCATGTATATCTTTTTGGCTTAATAAAAGtgtcttgaaaatatttttagtttttttccagatgcatCTAGAGGTGAAAGTTAAGTCTGGTCCTCCTCAGATTTATTGGCAGATTGGCTTTTACCAGCCGTCTGCAACCTTACCAGACATACCTGTTTGAGAAGAGTCTCTCCAGTTGACTAAAGAACTGCAAAC
Coding sequences within:
- the MICOS10 gene encoding MICOS complex subunit MIC10; translated protein: MASESELGRKWDRCLADAAVKLGAGFGLGIVFSVIFFKRKTWPIAFGSGMGLGMAYSNCQHDFQSPYLLHGKFVKEQ